The sequence CACGGACCGCTGTGAGCATCCTGTGCAGCCCCGCAGAGCAGACCGCGGGACCCACGAGGAAAGGCCACGGACATGTCAGCGCTGCTCGCGACCGAGGACCGCAGCCGTGAACTACGCATACACGGCCTGACGGCGGACGAGCACCGTGCGCACCTGGCCACGCACGCCGACGCCGGCTTTCTGCAGCACCCGTCGTGGGCGGGTGTGAAAGAGGGATGGTCGTCGGAGAGCCTCGGCTGGCACGACGGGGACGGGGTGCTGAGCGGCAGCGCGCTCGTCCTCTACCGGCAGTTCCCCGGCACCCGGAAGTACTTCGCCTATCTTCCGGAAGGGCCGGTCGTCGACTGGGCCGACCCCGGCATCGACCGGTGGCTGCGGCCGCTGCTCGCCCATCTGCGCGCTGCCGGGGCGTTCGCCGTACGCATGGGGCCTTCCCCCGCCTACCGCCGCTGGGACACCCCCCGGCTCAAGGCCGCCACCGGGCCGGGCCGCACCATCCCGGACGTCCTGGCCAGCGAGGTCGACCCGCTCGGCGCGGCCGTCGCGGACCGGCTGCGGGCACGCGGCTGGCAGCGCTGCGGCAAGGACGGCGACGACGCCGACGCCCAGCCCCGGTACGTCTTCCGGGTGCCGCTCGCCGGACGCGGCACCGAGGACCTGTGGGCCGGGCTCAACCAGGAGTGGCGGCGCAATGTCCGCCGCGCGGGGAAGGCGGGGGTGCGCGTCGTGACCGGCAGCGCCGCCGAACTGCCCGAGTTCCACCGGCTGCTGCGGATCACCGAGGAACGCGACGGCTTCCGCCTCGGGCGCTCCCTCGCCTACTACCAGCGCCAGTACGCCGTGCTCAACGCCGAACAGCCGGGCCGGATGAGGCTCTGCCTCGCCGTCCACGAAGGCGAGATCCTCGCCGCGCACACCGTCATCAGCACCGGCCGGCGGGTCTGGTACCAGACGGGCGCCTCCGCCGACCACCGCCGCGAGGTCCGCCCCAGCAACGCCCTCCAGTGGCAGCTGATGTGCGACGCCCGGGACGGGGGCGCACAGGTGTACGACATGCGCGGGGTATCCTCCACCCTCGATCCCGACGACCGGCCCTTCGGGCTGCTGCGCTGGAAATTCGGCACCGGCGGACACGTCGTGGAAACCCTCGGAGAGTGGGAGACATCGGTGGGCGGAGCCGCCAACAACACGCTGTACCGGGCATTCCGGGCCTACCTGGCGCGCCGGTGACGGCCGCCGACGCCGCCCCCGCGGCAGACGCCCCCGAACAGTCCGCGAACCGCGGCTCCGGCTCGGTGCTGCGCAGCGGCGCCGTGATGGCCGCCGGCTCCGTCGTCTCGCGGGCGACGGGGTTCATACGCTCGGCGGTCGTCGTCGCCGCGCTCGGCACCGGACTGCGGGCCGACGGCTACACGGTCGCCAACACCGTGCCCAACATCCTCTACATGCTGCTGATCGGCGGCGCCCTCAACGCGGTCTTCGTCCCCGAACTCGTCCGCGCCGCCAAGGAACACAGCGACGGCGGCGCCGCCTACACCGACCGCCTGCTGACCCTGTGCACGGCAGGTCTGATCGCCCTCACCGCGCTCGCCGTCATCGGCGCACCGCTGATCATCTCGGTCTACGCCCCCACCTACGACGGCGAGCAGGCCGAACTCACCATCGCCCTGGCCCGCTACTGCCTGCCGCAGATCCTCTTCTACGGCCTGTTCACACTCCTCGGGCAGGTGCTCAACGCCCGTGACCGGTTCGGCGCGATGATGTGGACGCCCGTCCTCAACAACGTCGTGATCATCGCGGTGTTCGGGCTCTACCTCTGGACGGCCGCCGGCTCGGACGGCACCCTCACCTCCGCGCAGGCCCAGTGGCTGGGCTGGGGCACCACGGCGGGCATCGCCGTGCAGAGCCTCGCGCTGGTGCCCTCCCTGCGGGCCGCGAAATTCCGCTGGCGGCCGCGGTTCGACTGGCGCGGCAGCGGACTCACCCGTCCGCTGCGCGCGGCCGGCTGGCTCGTCATGCTCGTCCTGACCAACCAGGCCGCCTACTGGGTCGTGACCCGGCTCTCCACCGCGACCGGCCAGCACGCCGTGGACCAGCATGTCGCGGGCGGCGCCGGCTACACCGCGTACAGCTACGCCTATCAGCTGTGGGTGGTGCCGCAGGGCATCGTGACCGTCAGCCTCGTCACCGCGCTGATGCCCCGGATGAGCCGGGCGGCGGCCGGCGGCGACCTGGCCGGGGTGCGGCGGGACCTCTCGTACGCGCTGCGCACCTCCGCGGCCGTGGTCGTCCCCGCCGCCGCCCTCCTGCTGGCGCTCGCGCCCTGGGTGATGGGGTCGGTCTTCGGCTACGGACGCACGGGGCCGGCGGACATCACGGTGATGGCGGGCATGATGGCCGCGTTCGCCCCCGGGCTCATCGCCTTCTCCGGTCAGTACGTGCTCTCCCGGGGCTTCTACGCGATGAGCGACACCCGCACCCCCTTCCTGCTGAACCTGGTCATCGCCGCCCTGAACGCCGGGCTCTGCGTCGTCGCCTACCTGCTGCTGCCCCCGCGCTGGGCGGTGACGGGCATGGCGGGCGCGTACTCGGTGGCCCTGCTCACCGGCTTCGCGTTCACCGCGTACGTCCTGAACCGCAGGGTCTCCCCGGCCGGTGCCGGGCGCCCCTCGCTCACCCGCTCGCCCGGGGTACGGGCCCACGCGCGGCTGACGGCCGCCTGCGTGCCCGCCGGGCTGCTGGCGTACCTGGCGGCCCGCGCCGTCGACACGGACGGGTCGGGATCCGGGGACCTCGCCGCGCTGGGCGCGGGGACCGTCGTCCTCGCCCTGGTCGTGGCGCTGCTGGCCCGCCCCCTGGGACTCACCGAGGTCAGCGCCGCGCTGAACGCCGTCCGGGGCCGGCTGAGGCGCACCTGAACCGGGCCCCGACCGCCCGCCCGTTCGCATCCATTCCTTGATCGCTGGGAAACTGACGCCATGCCTCGCGTGCTCCTGATCGAAGACGACCCCTCCGTGCGGGAAGGGGTCGAACTGGGGCTGCGCAGGCGCGGACACGAGCTGCGGGCCGTCGGTACGGGCGAGGCGGGGCTCGCCGCGCTGGGCGAATTCCGGCCCGATCTGGTCCTCCTCGACCTCATGCTGCCCGGCATGAACGGCGTCCAGGTCTGCCGCCGGATCCGCGAGACCAGCCAGCTGCCCGTCATCATGCTCACCGCGCGCGGCGACGACTTCGACGTCGTGGTGGGCCTGGAGGCGGGCGCCGACGACTACATCGTCAAACCCGCCCGCACCGAGGTCATCGACGCCCGCGTCCGCGCCGTGCTGCGCCGGATCGCCGTCCCCGCCGGACGCGGCGGCACCGAGACGCACGGCGAGCTGACCGTCGACCGCGCGGGCCTGGCCGTCGCGAAGTCCGGCGAGCGCCTGCTGCTCGCACCCTCCGAACTGAAGCTCCTGCTCCACCTCTCGGCCTCGCCCGAGCAGGTCTTCAGCCGCCAGCAGCTCCTCGAATACGTGTGGGAGCACAGCTACCACGGGGACGCCCGGCTGGTCGACGCCTGTGTGCGCAGGCTGCGCCAGAAGGTCGAGGACGTGCCCGGCAGCCCCCGCTACATCCAGACCGTGCGCGGTTTCGGCTACCGTTTCGGACCCCTTGAGTGAAGCTCTTCGCCGCCCGCTTCGGCCTGCGCACCCGGCTGATCGCCGCGTTCCTGTTCGTCGCCGCCGTCAGCGCCGCCACCACCGCGGCCCTCACCTACCGCGAGGCCCGCTCGGCGATACTCCAGCAGGCGCAGGACACCGCCGTGTCCCAGTTCCGGGACCGGGTCGCGGCCCAGGGCATCACCATTCCGCTGGACCGGGTCTGGATGCGGGAGATCTGCCTCACGCTGGCCCGGCAGGGCACCTCGCACACGTGGACCGTCTTCGCCGAATACGGGAACCTGCGGGCCTCCTCCTCGGACCGGACGACCTCCACCGTGATCACTCCCGCGCTGCGCGCCGCCGCCCGCGGCAGCGCCCACGGCTCGTTCCAGCGGGTCGTCAAGAACGGCAAGCCGTGGCTGACCGTCGGCATGCCGACCCTGTTCGACCGGGGCGACGGCAGCCAGCCCACCGGCCTCGTCCTCTACGCCGTGATGCCGCTGTCCAGCGAGGAGGCCAACGTCGCCGCCATGGTCACCGCCGCCCGTGACGGCGCCCT comes from Streptomyces sp. Mut1 and encodes:
- a CDS encoding lipid II:glycine glycyltransferase FemX — translated: MSALLATEDRSRELRIHGLTADEHRAHLATHADAGFLQHPSWAGVKEGWSSESLGWHDGDGVLSGSALVLYRQFPGTRKYFAYLPEGPVVDWADPGIDRWLRPLLAHLRAAGAFAVRMGPSPAYRRWDTPRLKAATGPGRTIPDVLASEVDPLGAAVADRLRARGWQRCGKDGDDADAQPRYVFRVPLAGRGTEDLWAGLNQEWRRNVRRAGKAGVRVVTGSAAELPEFHRLLRITEERDGFRLGRSLAYYQRQYAVLNAEQPGRMRLCLAVHEGEILAAHTVISTGRRVWYQTGASADHRREVRPSNALQWQLMCDARDGGAQVYDMRGVSSTLDPDDRPFGLLRWKFGTGGHVVETLGEWETSVGGAANNTLYRAFRAYLARR
- the murJ gene encoding murein biosynthesis integral membrane protein MurJ, with translation MTAADAAPAADAPEQSANRGSGSVLRSGAVMAAGSVVSRATGFIRSAVVVAALGTGLRADGYTVANTVPNILYMLLIGGALNAVFVPELVRAAKEHSDGGAAYTDRLLTLCTAGLIALTALAVIGAPLIISVYAPTYDGEQAELTIALARYCLPQILFYGLFTLLGQVLNARDRFGAMMWTPVLNNVVIIAVFGLYLWTAAGSDGTLTSAQAQWLGWGTTAGIAVQSLALVPSLRAAKFRWRPRFDWRGSGLTRPLRAAGWLVMLVLTNQAAYWVVTRLSTATGQHAVDQHVAGGAGYTAYSYAYQLWVVPQGIVTVSLVTALMPRMSRAAAGGDLAGVRRDLSYALRTSAAVVVPAAALLLALAPWVMGSVFGYGRTGPADITVMAGMMAAFAPGLIAFSGQYVLSRGFYAMSDTRTPFLLNLVIAALNAGLCVVAYLLLPPRWAVTGMAGAYSVALLTGFAFTAYVLNRRVSPAGAGRPSLTRSPGVRAHARLTAACVPAGLLAYLAARAVDTDGSGSGDLAALGAGTVVLALVVALLARPLGLTEVSAALNAVRGRLRRT
- a CDS encoding response regulator transcription factor translates to MPRVLLIEDDPSVREGVELGLRRRGHELRAVGTGEAGLAALGEFRPDLVLLDLMLPGMNGVQVCRRIRETSQLPVIMLTARGDDFDVVVGLEAGADDYIVKPARTEVIDARVRAVLRRIAVPAGRGGTETHGELTVDRAGLAVAKSGERLLLAPSELKLLLHLSASPEQVFSRQQLLEYVWEHSYHGDARLVDACVRRLRQKVEDVPGSPRYIQTVRGFGYRFGPLE